GCAACTCCAATGCCTTCCCTCCTCAAAATGGCATGCGTTAGAATCTAAAATTTTAAGAGGATTTAAAAATAGAATGGGCACAGAATAGATAATAGATTAGAATTTTAGTCTCTCACAATCATCGTTCCAATACCCTCCTCTGTAAAAATCTCCAACAACAAAGCATGAGGAATTTTTCCATTTATTATGTGGACGCTTTTAACCCCTTTATTTAATGCATTTATTGCTGCTTCTACTTTTGGAATCATTCCTCCCTTTATAATTCCTTTTTTCATCAACTCTTCAACCTCAGATATGGTTAATTTTTTGTATAATGTTGAGGGGTCGTTTATGTCTTCCATAATTCCATCAACATCGGTAATTAATATCAACTTCTCCGCACCAATTGCTCCCGCAATATCCCCTGCAACTGTATCTGCATTTAAGTTGAGGGCTTTTCCTTCATCATCGATTCCAATTGGTGAAATAACAGGGATGTAGTTGTTTTCCAATAAAATATCAATTAATTCTGTATTAATTCTTTCCGTTTCTCCAACTCTTCCCAAATCAACCATAATCCTTTCTCCGTCCTTCTCAATGTATTTAATCTTCTTCCTTGCCTTAATTAAATGCCCTGACTTCCCAGATAACCCTACAGCTTTCCCTCCAAATTTACCAATCTTTGAGACAATTTCTCCATTTATCTTTCCAATCAACACCATCATTACAATGTCTAATGTTTCCTCATCAGTAACTCTAAGCCCGTGGATGAACTCTGGCTTTTTTCCCATTTTTTCCATTGCTTTATTTATTTCTGGCCCTCCTCCATGGACAACAACAGGGTTTATTCCAACGAACCTCAATAAAACAATATCTTTTGCAGTCCAATTTTTTGCATTTTCATCTATCATTGCATGTCCACCATACTTTATAACAAACCTCTTGTTTTGAAACTTTTGGATGTATGGGAGTGCTTCCATCAGGATCTCGGCTTTGCTTAGATTTGTTTTTTCTTCCATTTTTTCCCTCCGCAATTATTGCATTTTATAGTTTATGTGAAATTTTTATATAACTGAAATTTCATAAGTGATATCATCAATTCTAATGTTTTGCGGAATTCTTATCACTTATTTAAACATGATAAAATTTTAGATGGAGTGTGGTTATAGTTAATTTTAAAATAAGTATGAAAACATCATTCATAATGGTTATTTATAACGCAAACGGCTATAATGACAGTAAATAATTATAAATTCTAACGACCGCAATCTTTAAATATAATTTTTTTATACTTTAATTGATTAACGATAACAAGTATCATTTTTAATTTTTTCGGAGGTGTCAATAATGGAGGAGAGAATATACACCATCCCATTGAGAGACATAATGAACAAGTCAAAAAGAACAAAAAGAGCTCCAAGAGCAATTAGGAAAATAAGGGAGTTCTTAAAGAGACACATGAAGGCAGAGATTGTAAAATTAGACAACTCAATAAATGAAAAAGTTTGGGAAAGAAGTATTGAAAAAGTTCCACCAAGAATTAGAGTTAAGGCAGTTAAGGAAGGAGATGTTGTTAGAGCAACACTCGCAGAATAATTAAAAAAATTGTGATGACTATGATAATAAGAAAATACTTTTCTGGAATATCCACCCTTGGTGTTCTTGCCCTTGCTACTGAAAAATTTGCTCTTCTTCCATATATTGTTGAGGAAAATACAGTAGAAGAAATTAAAAAAGTTCTTGATGTTCCAGTAACACAATTAAATGTTGGTGGATGTTCTTTAATTGGTTCTTTGTGTGTAGCAAACTCTTACGGCCTTTTATTGCCAAATATTGTAAAGGATGATGAAGTTGAATTAATTAAAAACTTTTTAGAAGAGAATGACATTGACATCCAAATTAAAATACTAAACTCCAAAAACACGGCTCTTGGTAATTTAATACTTACTAATGATAAGGGATGCATAATTTCTGAGGAATTGAAAGGTTTTAAAAAGGACATTGAAGATATCCTTAATGTTGATGTTGACATTGGCAATATTGCAGAACTCCCAACCGTTGGAAGTAATGCAGTAGCAACTAACAAAGGATGTCTCGTGCATCCACTTGCAGACGATGAGGAACTTGAGTGGATTAAGGATGTTTTAAAAATTGACTGCATTGGTAGAGGAACTGCAAATAAAGGGGTTACATCTGTAGGGGCATGTATTATCGCAAACACTAAAGGTGCCATCGTTGGTGGAGATACCACAGGACCTGAATTACTAAGAATAGAGGAGGCACTTGACTTAATTTAACTTAATTTAAAATATCTTTTAAATTTAAAATAAAATAACAAAAACATAAAAACCCATATGGAAGGTGAGAAGCATGGTGAAGATATTTAGGATAAAAGGGGAAGTTTTGGGCAAAGATGAACCAATGGTATTTACAAAAGAATACAGGGCTTTAAAAGAGGAGCATGCTTTGGAGTTAATGTATTCTGAAATTGGTAGTAAACATCGTGTAAGAAGAAGAATGATAAAGGTTCATGAAGTTAAAGAGATTTCTGAGGATGAAGTTACTGACCCAATATTGAAGAAAATGTTAGCAATGTACTAAATTCTTTTTTCTTTTGATTTTGTTGCTTTTTTCTTTTATTTTTATGTTGTTTTAAGATTAAAATTTCTTTTGTTTGGTGATAAAATGGAGAATAGAATACAGTTTATTGCAAAGCACAATGATTGGTTTGTTGTAAAAAAGATGAACATTGATGATAAAACAGAGAATATTGAAATAGCAAGATTGCTAAGTTCTATTGACGAGACTGTTTTAAATAAACTGCCTGAATATTTGCCATTTGATATGAAAAAGTTGGAAGAGATTGCAGATGAGATTTACCAGAAGAAAAAAGGTAGAGTTAAAGAAGAGGATGTTGTTAATGCATTGATGAAACTTAAATCTCCATCAACAACAAAAAAATTGGGGGAAATTACAGATTCAAAAGAAGGTAAAGAGATTTTAAAGGTTATTTTAAACAATATAATTTTGGAGAGATTGGGTATAAAAACAAGAGTTGACCCAAAATTAATTGAGAAATATATTGAAAAAATGAATGAGGAATAATTTTCTATTTTTAAAATTGTTTTTTAAATTTAAATAAAAAAGAAAAGAAAAAAGAGGTATATATTTTATTTTTTTATTCTTTTAATGCAGGTATAACTTTCTTACCGATTAATTTAATTGCTGTTTCTTTGTTTGGTCCAATTGGTGAACCAGCAACGATTTGGGTTACTCCCATCTCAGCTAATTTCTTACATTTCTCAACAACTTCTTCTGGTGTTCCGTAGATTGAGAATGCTTCTAACATAGCATCGTCAACTGTTCCAAATGCGGTTCCGAAGTCCCCTTTCTTCAATGCTTCTCTAATTTTCTCAACTTTTTCCATGTCAATTCCATGTCTTTCTAAGACAACTGGTGGTGAACCTGCTGCAATAAATGCAACAACTGGAACTGCAGCTTGTTTGGCTTTTTCTGCGTTTTTATCAACTGACATACATGCGTAAGCAGCAACATCAATTTCATCCATGCTTCTTCCTGCTGCTTCAGCTCCTTTCTTAATTAATGGAATTGCTGCCTCAAAGTCTTTTGGGTTTGATGCGTTGATTAAGACACCATCAGCAATCATACCAGCAGTTTCTAACATTTTTGGTCCTTGAGCCCCAACATAAACAGGAACTTTCTTTTGAATTGGTTTTACAGCTAATGCTGCACCAGCAACTTTAACAACATTTCCATCGAATGAAACTCTCTCTCCTGCTAACAATTTTCTCATGACTTCAATGCTTTCTTTTAATGTTGTAACTGGTTTGACCCACTCAATTCCTAAAGCGTCAAATGTTGCCTTGTCTCCAGGTCCAATACCTAAAACAGCCCTTCCCCCTGATAATTCATCCAATGTAGCAATTGCTGATGCAGTGATTGCTGGGTTTCTAACGTATGGGTTTGTAACTCCCGGTCCTAATTTGATTTTGTTTGTTGCAGCTGCAATTGCAGTTAATGCCATGTAAACGTTTCTGTTGTTGTAGTGATCGGTAATCCAACAGTATTCAAACCCGTTATCTTCTGCTAATTTAACATAGTAACAGAGTTTTTGAATTGGTTCATTTGGGACAAACTCTATACCAAATTTCATTTTTTCACCCTTTTAACTTTTTACATTTCGAAATTTTTGATATCTATTAGTATTATTATTATCTTCTAATACCCAATAATTTAATTTTCCATTTAACTTAAATCGAAAAGTATATAAAGTATATATATTTCTGAATTTGCCATTAGAAACATTAATATGCATATTACAAACATTATTAACTCAAAATAAAATAAAAAATAATAAAAACCAAACGATAAAAATTTAATCAAAAATTTAAGATTAATTTAGAAGTTTATAGTTGTTTGCCTTACAAATGAATGAAGACTTCATTAAATTATATGAAGTAATTGACCTTTATTTGGAATATTAAATGGCAAAACAAAGTTTTGCCGTATAAAAATTAGTTTGAGTTGTATAAGTTCTTAGTGGTGGTCGAATGGATTTAGAAAAATTTAGAGAAAAAGAAATTTCAAAGAGAGAGTGTTTAGAATTGTTTGAAAATGATGAGTTATTTTTTGATGTTTTAAGATTTGCCGATGAATTGAGGAGGGAAACTGTTGGAGATATTGTTACCTATGTTGTTAATAGGAATATAAACTTTACAAATATCTGTATAGGGGATTGCAAATTTTGTGCATTTAGAGTTAACGAAAATGACAAAAACGCCTATTTCTTAGATATCGATGAAATAGCAAGGAGGGCCTTGGAAGCTAAAAAGATTGGGGCTACTGAGGTCTGTATTCAAGGGGGTTTGCATCCTAAGGTTGATACATACTTCCAAATAGAGATATTGAAAAAAGTTCATGAAATAACAAAACCTTATGGGGACATCCATATCCATGCGTTTTCTCCAATGGAAGTTTATTTTGCCGCTGAGAATGCAGGACTTGATGTTAAAGAAGCGTTAAAAATGCTCAAAGAGAACGGGTTAAATTCAATGCCTGGAACCGCTGCGGAGATACTTGACGATGAAGTAAGGAGGGAACTCTGTCCACACAAAATATCAACAAAGCAATGGGTAGATATAATAAAAACCGCCCATAAGTTGGGGATTCCAACAACATCAACAATGATGTATGGCCATATTGATGAATATAAACATTGGGTTAAGCATCTGTTTTTGCTGAAAGAGATTCAAAAAGAGACAAATGGATTTACGGAGTTTGTTCCTTTGAGCTTTATGCACAAATATGCACCAATTTACAAAGAGGGGAGGGCAAAGGCAGGTGCAACTGGAATAGAGGATTTAAAGGTCTATGCAGTTAGTAGGATTGTTTTAAATGATTATATAAAAAATATTCAGGTCTCGTGGGTTAAATTGGGGCAAAAGATGGCCCAGATTGCTTTAAAATGTGGGGGTAATGATGTTGGTGGAACATTGATGGAAGAGAACATCTCAAGAGCCGCAGGGGCGGAGTATGGGGTGAGTATGAGCGTGGAGGAAATAAGGAATATGATAGAGAGAATAGGGAGAATTCCTAAGGAGAGGACAACGTTATATAAGATTTTGGAATAGAAAATTTAAAATAAAAAATAAACAAAAAGTAAAATTATAAAATTAGAAGTAATTAATATGGTGAGATTTTGGAAATAAAGAGAAGATACCACTTAAAAAAGAAAGAATTGAAACAAATTAAGGAGGAATTAAGTAAGTTTTTTACGGACATTGATGACATAATTCCAAAAAAGGCAAATGTGGAGATAGCGATAACGGACAAGTATGACATGATTTTGGTGGATAATAAGCCAGTTGCTGTGAGATTAAACAATAAACTCTATCCAACATTAAAGGTTCTTTTAGATAAAGATATAAAAGAAAAGAGAGTTGTTGTTGACATGGGAGCTGTTAAGTTTTTGGCGAATGGGGCAGATGTGATGGCCCCGGGGATTGTTGATGCAGATGAGAATATTAAAGAGGGAGATGTAGTTTTTGTTGTTGATGAAAAACACAACAAGCCGTTATGTGTTGGAGAGGCGTTGATGGATGGAAAAACAATGAAAGAGGCAAACAAAGGAAGGGCAATAAAAACCGTCCACCATGTAGGGGATGATATTTGGAAATTCTAATTGAAACATCAAAAATAAAGTGTGTAAGATTATGAAAACCATCAAAATAGGGGATATTATCATAAAAACACACCCACAAGTTTATGAGCCCGCGGAGGATAGTGAATTATTGATGGAGAATTTGGTTGATGTAAAAAATAAGGTAGTTTTGGATGTTGGAACTGGAACAGGCATTCAGGCAATAAATGCGGCAAAAAAAGGGGCAAAAATAGTTGTTGGTGTTGATATAAATCCATATGCAATACAAATAGCAAAGGAAAACGCAATATTGAATAATTTGGAATTGAATAAAAAAATCTTCTTTTTTGAGAGTGATTTATTTGAAAATGTTGAGGGAAAGTTTGATGTGATATTGTTTAATGCCCCATATTTGCCTACATCCGATGAGGAGAGGTTAGAGGGTTGGTTAAATTATGCCTTTGATGGAGGGGAGGATGGGAGAGAGGTTTTAGATAGGTTTATTGAAGAAGTTGGAGATTACTTAAAAGAAAATGGAATAGTTCAAATACTACAATCTTCCCTAACGGGGGAAGAGAAAACCATTAAGATGCTTAATAAACAGGGCTTTAAAGCTAAAAAAACCGCATACAAAAAGTTTCCTTTTGAAGAGTTGCAAGTTATCACTGCATGGAGGGATTGATATGAAGGCATATGAGATAATAGAGATAATAGAAAACTTTGCTCCAAAGGAATTGGCGATTGTTGGGGATAATGTAGGACTTCAAGTTGGAGATAATTTAGATAAAGAAGTTAATAAGTTGGGGATTGCATTGGATCCATCTTTAAACGTTATAAAAAAAGCAAAAAAGGAAGGAGTTGATTTTCTCTTCACCCACCACCCAATCTTAAAAAACCCAATAAAAAATTTTACAGGGATTATGTATGAAAAATTAAAAATTCTGATGGAGAATGATATTATCTTATACTCTGCACATACAAACCTTGATATCTGCAAAGATGGTTTAAATGATGCACTTGCTGAGTTGTATAAATTAAAAGATGTTGAAAATCTCTATGAGAATGGTTTGGGGAGAGTGGGAATTTTTGAAGGTTCTTTTGAAGAATTATTGGATATTACAAAAAAGTATATCGTTGAAAGTCCAGTAGTTGTTGGAAATATTGATGGAGATAATTTCAAATTGGCAGTTTTATCTGGATATGGATTATCTCAGGATGCTATTAGATATGTTGCAGAGAAGGCGGATGTTTATTTGTCAGGGGACTTAACTCACCACTCAAAGATATTAGCAGAGGAATTGGGGCTTGTTGTTGTTGATGGAACTCACTATGGAACGGAGGTTTATGGGTTGAGGAAATTTATGGATTATTTAAAGGATATGGTAGATTGTGAGGTTGTAAGTTTGGATTTCTAAGGAGTTAAAAATAAAACTCCAATTCCCATCACGTATTTAAATATTTACGAATGTTAATTGATTTTTTTATCTTTTTAATGGTATTGCTTTTTAATAATAAGGCTATTAGAAATAATATTAGTTAGTAATGTTTTTGCATTTATATCACACCCAAAGATCTTAATATTTTTGGCATTTCCTAAAAGGTAAGGTGAGGTTATCTTAACACTCCTATTGTATGATTACAGATATATCACTTCAATTCTATAAATCATTATAATATTTTAAAATTTCAATCTAACATTTCATTATTTGGAAGCGTTGCCCGTTGCAGTATAGTCGTTCTACAATTAGATGACAGTCAACTATAATTCAACAGAACCTAATGCAATGAGCATTAAGCCTTCATCCACATTTTTGTTTAAATAGCCACTACTCAAGAACTATGGGTGGTGTGTGAAGAATCAGATAAAGACCAATAGCAAGGAAAAGCGGTGATACAATTATGAGCATTACTGCAAATACAATTCCGAGATCGATTACACCTATCAAAATCAAAATGGCAATCTGTGTAAGTATGAGTGATAATGATACCAAAATTGCTCCAAGAAGTGTCCTTTTTTTTCTTGCCGATGATATTTTGGCTAATTTCTCTGTAAGTTCTTTATCCATATTTTAATCACCCTTTGTGTATAATGACATCTTACCATATAAATAAATTTTTTAGTAACTTTTATAACATTTCAGGAATATAGACGGCATCTAATCCAAGACGCAGTGCAACTTTGTAAGCTTTAAAATCACTCAGGAAAACTCTTCCGTTGCACTTTATCGCTATGGCTATGGCTTCTGCAGATCGCAGAGGAATGTCGTAGTATTCGTGTATATCCCTTGCTAACTCGCTATCTGGAACGACAAAACTGACATTTCCTGGAAGTATTTTCCCCATATTACACTTAATTGGTACATATACCGTTCTACCAAATGTTGCTATTTCCTCTGGTCTGAATAATCCCCTATCAACAACATTTGGCCTACTGACAATGAGCGACAGTAAAAAGGTTGATAACGGTAGTGTTATCGTGAA
The sequence above is a segment of the Methanotorris igneus Kol 5 genome. Coding sequences within it:
- the argB gene encoding acetylglutamate kinase, with amino-acid sequence MEEKTNLSKAEILMEALPYIQKFQNKRFVIKYGGHAMIDENAKNWTAKDIVLLRFVGINPVVVHGGGPEINKAMEKMGKKPEFIHGLRVTDEETLDIVMMVLIGKINGEIVSKIGKFGGKAVGLSGKSGHLIKARKKIKYIEKDGERIMVDLGRVGETERINTELIDILLENNYIPVISPIGIDDEGKALNLNADTVAGDIAGAIGAEKLILITDVDGIMEDINDPSTLYKKLTISEVEELMKKGIIKGGMIPKVEAAINALNKGVKSVHIINGKIPHALLLEIFTEEGIGTMIVRD
- a CDS encoding 50S ribosomal protein L31e translates to MMEERIYTIPLRDIMNKSKRTKRAPRAIRKIREFLKRHMKAEIVKLDNSINEKVWERSIEKVPPRIRVKAVKEGDVVRATLAE
- a CDS encoding translation initiation factor IF-6; the protein is MIIRKYFSGISTLGVLALATEKFALLPYIVEENTVEEIKKVLDVPVTQLNVGGCSLIGSLCVANSYGLLLPNIVKDDEVELIKNFLEENDIDIQIKILNSKNTALGNLILTNDKGCIISEELKGFKKDIEDILNVDVDIGNIAELPTVGSNAVATNKGCLVHPLADDEELEWIKDVLKIDCIGRGTANKGVTSVGACIIANTKGAIVGGDTTGPELLRIEEALDLI
- the rpl18a gene encoding 50S ribosomal protein L18Ae, whose amino-acid sequence is MVKIFRIKGEVLGKDEPMVFTKEYRALKEEHALELMYSEIGSKHRVRRRMIKVHEVKEISEDEVTDPILKKMLAMY
- a CDS encoding DUF2666 domain-containing protein, with protein sequence MENRIQFIAKHNDWFVVKKMNIDDKTENIEIARLLSSIDETVLNKLPEYLPFDMKKLEEIADEIYQKKKGRVKEEDVVNALMKLKSPSTTKKLGEITDSKEGKEILKVILNNIILERLGIKTRVDPKLIEKYIEKMNEE
- the mer gene encoding 5,10-methylenetetrahydromethanopterin reductase, with the protein product MKFGIEFVPNEPIQKLCYYVKLAEDNGFEYCWITDHYNNRNVYMALTAIAAATNKIKLGPGVTNPYVRNPAITASAIATLDELSGGRAVLGIGPGDKATFDALGIEWVKPVTTLKESIEVMRKLLAGERVSFDGNVVKVAGAALAVKPIQKKVPVYVGAQGPKMLETAGMIADGVLINASNPKDFEAAIPLIKKGAEAAGRSMDEIDVAAYACMSVDKNAEKAKQAAVPVVAFIAAGSPPVVLERHGIDMEKVEKIREALKKGDFGTAFGTVDDAMLEAFSIYGTPEEVVEKCKKLAEMGVTQIVAGSPIGPNKETAIKLIGKKVIPALKE
- the cofH gene encoding 5-amino-6-(D-ribitylamino)uracil--L-tyrosine 4-hydroxyphenyl transferase CofH codes for the protein MDLEKFREKEISKRECLELFENDELFFDVLRFADELRRETVGDIVTYVVNRNINFTNICIGDCKFCAFRVNENDKNAYFLDIDEIARRALEAKKIGATEVCIQGGLHPKVDTYFQIEILKKVHEITKPYGDIHIHAFSPMEVYFAAENAGLDVKEALKMLKENGLNSMPGTAAEILDDEVRRELCPHKISTKQWVDIIKTAHKLGIPTTSTMMYGHIDEYKHWVKHLFLLKEIQKETNGFTEFVPLSFMHKYAPIYKEGRAKAGATGIEDLKVYAVSRIVLNDYIKNIQVSWVKLGQKMAQIALKCGGNDVGGTLMEENISRAAGAEYGVSMSVEEIRNMIERIGRIPKERTTLYKILE
- a CDS encoding RNA-binding protein, with translation MEIKRRYHLKKKELKQIKEELSKFFTDIDDIIPKKANVEIAITDKYDMILVDNKPVAVRLNNKLYPTLKVLLDKDIKEKRVVVDMGAVKFLANGADVMAPGIVDADENIKEGDVVFVVDEKHNKPLCVGEALMDGKTMKEANKGRAIKTVHHVGDDIWKF
- a CDS encoding HemK2/MTQ2 family protein methyltransferase; this translates as MKTIKIGDIIIKTHPQVYEPAEDSELLMENLVDVKNKVVLDVGTGTGIQAINAAKKGAKIVVGVDINPYAIQIAKENAILNNLELNKKIFFFESDLFENVEGKFDVILFNAPYLPTSDEERLEGWLNYAFDGGEDGREVLDRFIEEVGDYLKENGIVQILQSSLTGEEKTIKMLNKQGFKAKKTAYKKFPFEELQVITAWRD
- a CDS encoding Nif3-like dinuclear metal center hexameric protein codes for the protein MKAYEIIEIIENFAPKELAIVGDNVGLQVGDNLDKEVNKLGIALDPSLNVIKKAKKEGVDFLFTHHPILKNPIKNFTGIMYEKLKILMENDIILYSAHTNLDICKDGLNDALAELYKLKDVENLYENGLGRVGIFEGSFEELLDITKKYIVESPVVVGNIDGDNFKLAVLSGYGLSQDAIRYVAEKADVYLSGDLTHHSKILAEELGLVVVDGTHYGTEVYGLRKFMDYLKDMVDCEVVSLDF